A region from the Pseudomonas promysalinigenes genome encodes:
- the rimI gene encoding ribosomal protein S18-alanine N-acetyltransferase gives MSDSISFRPMTEADLDAVLKIEYAAFSHPWTRGIFLDALKSYEIWLMFVGQQQVGHGVINVIIDEAHLLNITVKPENQGCGLGLRLLEHLMSRAYQLNGRECFLEVRASNQSAYRLYERYGFNEIGRRRDYYPIAGGREDALVMACTLLED, from the coding sequence ATGAGTGACTCGATCAGCTTCCGCCCGATGACCGAGGCGGATCTGGATGCCGTGCTGAAGATCGAATATGCCGCATTCAGCCACCCCTGGACGCGGGGCATCTTCCTCGATGCACTCAAATCCTACGAAATTTGGCTGATGTTCGTCGGGCAACAGCAGGTTGGGCATGGCGTGATCAACGTGATCATCGATGAGGCGCACCTGCTCAATATCACCGTGAAGCCCGAGAACCAAGGCTGCGGTCTTGGGCTGAGGCTGCTCGAGCATCTCATGTCCCGGGCTTATCAGCTCAATGGGCGTGAGTGCTTCCTCGAGGTACGGGCCAGTAATCAGTCGGCCTACCGCCTGTATGAGCGGTATGGTTTCAACGAGATTGGCCGGCGCCGTGACTACTACCCGATTGCCGGTGGGCGTGAGGATGCGCTGGTGATGGCCTGTACCTTGCTCGAAGACTGA
- a CDS encoding energy transducer TonB, with the protein MLTEPRRRAYLSAMQVVHWLPRAELPFAAPSRPELLLPQAPIEQADVQVPPSIAAANPAPSAPQARSGERPKIEIPRPASTPKVLAKPTDAQPQASAPRPVQVAPPRFALQLLRAGSCLLLVELATGQPFQSRDPSYLLLKDMLRAAGLPDAPQIIGEPVRWPLLVRGNMDQGPDAARDFVQGFIQARLEESACSLLWLVGLPAMRYAANADAEGYYQVMKVDGLGDAWALPGLELLMDEPQRKADVWQAMRQLMARWKSVE; encoded by the coding sequence TTGCTGACCGAACCTCGCCGCCGCGCCTACCTTTCCGCCATGCAGGTGGTGCATTGGCTGCCGCGCGCTGAACTGCCGTTCGCCGCACCGTCGCGCCCTGAACTGCTGCTGCCGCAAGCGCCAATCGAGCAAGCCGATGTCCAAGTGCCGCCCAGCATCGCCGCGGCCAACCCGGCGCCGAGCGCGCCCCAGGCACGCTCCGGGGAGCGCCCGAAAATCGAAATCCCGCGCCCTGCCAGCACGCCGAAAGTGCTTGCCAAACCAACCGATGCGCAGCCGCAGGCCTCTGCACCGCGGCCGGTGCAGGTAGCGCCGCCGCGTTTTGCGTTGCAGCTGTTGCGCGCTGGCAGTTGCCTGCTGCTGGTCGAGCTGGCCACCGGGCAGCCGTTTCAGAGCCGCGACCCGTCCTATCTGCTGCTCAAGGACATGCTTCGCGCTGCCGGCTTGCCCGATGCTCCGCAGATCATCGGCGAGCCGGTACGTTGGCCGCTCCTGGTGCGGGGCAACATGGACCAGGGCCCGGATGCTGCACGTGATTTCGTGCAGGGCTTCATTCAGGCGCGCCTGGAAGAGTCCGCATGCAGCCTGTTGTGGCTGGTCGGCTTGCCGGCGATGCGCTATGCCGCCAACGCAGACGCCGAAGGTTATTACCAAGTCATGAAGGTCGACGGCCTGGGCGATGCCTGGGCTTTGCCGGGCCTTGAACTGTTGATGGACGAGCCGCAGCGCAAGGCGGACGTCTGGCAAGCGATGCGCCAGCTGATGGCGCGCTGGAAGAGCGTTGAATGA